In one window of Frigoriglobus tundricola DNA:
- a CDS encoding SPFH domain-containing protein — translation MALWIDHTSSQPSHNTGAAMGLWDRLMGSPPADRIEWVEPHARDVVVSRGPYTRFKVGTELTVRDGQVSVLAARGNVADVLGPGRHTLTPVTLPRLAAANELRDASASFRADVFFVSVVPRSGVPWATPGSVVARDADNNPVRAKVSGQFGFVITDPVAFVRETVPGGGEGTGATLAQLGGLIANQFSEIVRTGRLDGADLLGSKGRLGSLAGELLADVLLGIGMTLTDFTVEIVSAPPEVRRPSHPSAHSTTGGSDGYHADVPLPQFSPARSNKVPTVPQAPVATTAPVPVPAPSPQRKSAPVQYGLPSLPAELAAVLEPPLPRGTDPKSVRLPIVETAPEGIFSARQPSAGPKSERLLLSDVPDHGSGESEGPSTELFEPIHPTRMWTPPAEPVTISGPAPARPPPGRPPLPATLEFHVALGGAVVGPFDLVTLSAKVREGALGRKTLVWRNGMDGWIAAENVVELAPLFSAAPPPLPPA, via the coding sequence ATGGCCCTGTGGATCGACCACACGTCTTCACAACCTTCACACAATACGGGTGCTGCGATGGGGTTATGGGACCGCCTGATGGGCTCGCCTCCGGCCGACCGGATCGAGTGGGTCGAGCCGCACGCGCGGGACGTCGTCGTCTCGCGCGGCCCGTACACGCGGTTCAAGGTCGGAACGGAGTTGACCGTTCGTGACGGGCAAGTGAGCGTCCTTGCCGCGCGGGGAAACGTTGCGGACGTGCTCGGTCCCGGACGACACACATTGACGCCCGTCACGTTGCCCCGGTTGGCGGCTGCGAACGAGTTGCGCGACGCCAGCGCCTCGTTCCGGGCCGACGTTTTTTTCGTCTCGGTGGTGCCCCGGTCCGGGGTCCCGTGGGCGACGCCGGGCTCCGTCGTCGCGCGGGACGCGGACAACAACCCGGTGCGTGCGAAGGTGAGCGGTCAGTTCGGGTTCGTGATCACGGACCCGGTGGCGTTCGTCCGCGAGACGGTTCCCGGGGGCGGGGAGGGCACCGGGGCCACGCTCGCCCAGCTCGGCGGCCTCATCGCGAACCAGTTCAGCGAGATCGTTCGCACGGGCCGGTTGGACGGGGCCGACCTGCTCGGATCAAAGGGGCGCCTCGGGTCGCTCGCCGGTGAGTTGCTGGCCGACGTCCTGCTCGGGATCGGCATGACGCTGACCGATTTCACGGTCGAGATCGTGTCCGCGCCGCCCGAAGTGCGCCGGCCGTCGCACCCGTCAGCGCACAGCACGACCGGCGGCAGCGACGGGTACCACGCGGACGTTCCGCTCCCACAGTTCTCACCCGCGCGCTCGAACAAAGTCCCAACCGTACCCCAGGCTCCTGTCGCGACGACTGCTCCGGTTCCGGTTCCGGCCCCGAGCCCACAGCGGAAGTCCGCGCCGGTGCAGTACGGCCTGCCTTCGTTGCCCGCCGAACTGGCCGCCGTGTTGGAACCGCCGCTCCCGCGGGGGACCGATCCCAAGTCGGTCCGCCTTCCGATCGTCGAAACGGCGCCCGAGGGGATCTTCAGCGCGCGGCAGCCGTCGGCGGGGCCGAAGTCCGAGCGGCTGTTGCTGTCGGACGTACCGGACCACGGGTCCGGCGAATCGGAGGGGCCGTCGACCGAGCTCTTTGAACCGATCCACCCGACGCGGATGTGGACCCCGCCCGCGGAACCCGTGACCATCTCGGGGCCCGCCCCCGCGCGCCCGCCGCCGGGCCGCCCGCCGCTGCCGGCGACGCTCGAGTTCCACGTCGCGCTGGGCGGCGCGGTGGTCGGCCCGTTCGACCTGGTGACCCTTTCGGCCAAGGTGCGTGAGGGGGCGCTGGGGCGCAAGACGCTCGTGTGGCGCAACGGAATGGACGGATGGATCGCCGCCGAGAACGTGGTGGAACTCGCGCCGCTGTTCTCGGCGGCCCCGCCGCCGCTCCCGCCGGCGTGA
- a CDS encoding alpha/beta fold hydrolase — protein sequence MIMLSGMAADERLFAPQLARFPNLRVQPWVQPFPGEALRGYASRLARLVDPGRPCIVGGASFGGIVALEMAPHLSALGCVLIGSVRSPLELPWRWRYLAPLAELGPDRVAVLTRTAAHWGNGVFARATLRRLERLSRPEAAFVRWAMCAVVRWRSRPATGRTRVFQIHGALDRTLPVERTRPDVIVPAGGHALTLFSPAAVNEFLAAVVRGLTDQMRPKPALRPALPSPPDRSRR from the coding sequence ATGATCATGTTGTCGGGAATGGCCGCCGACGAGCGACTGTTCGCCCCTCAGCTCGCCCGGTTCCCGAACCTACGGGTTCAGCCGTGGGTCCAACCGTTCCCCGGAGAGGCGCTGCGGGGCTACGCCTCCCGGTTGGCGCGACTGGTTGATCCGGGCCGGCCGTGCATCGTGGGCGGGGCGTCTTTCGGGGGCATCGTCGCCCTCGAGATGGCGCCCCACCTCAGTGCTTTGGGATGCGTCCTGATCGGGAGCGTCCGGTCGCCCCTCGAACTTCCGTGGCGGTGGCGCTACCTCGCGCCGTTGGCCGAACTCGGACCCGATCGGGTCGCCGTCCTCACGCGAACTGCCGCACACTGGGGGAACGGCGTTTTCGCCCGCGCAACCCTTCGCCGGTTGGAACGCCTGTCGCGACCCGAGGCCGCGTTCGTCCGCTGGGCGATGTGCGCGGTGGTACGCTGGCGGTCCCGACCCGCGACCGGCCGGACCCGGGTCTTCCAGATCCACGGTGCGCTCGACCGAACGCTGCCGGTCGAGCGCACCCGACCGGATGTGATCGTACCCGCCGGCGGACACGCGCTGACGCTGTTCAGCCCCGCGGCGGTGAACGAGTTCCTGGCCGCTGTGGTTCGTGGGCTCACTGATCAGATGCGCCCGAAGCCGGCTCTCAGGCCAGCACTTCCTTCACCGCCCGACCGCTCACGTCGGTGA